The genome window TACCCGTTTATGCGGGCTCAGCATCTGTATTGGCCATTAATTGCCGCAATGACTTTCCCTGCACTCATTTGGTTCTTTGATTGGATGGATAGATTTCATTTGACGCGCGTCGCCCCTCATATGCGCCATCAAGGCCGTCGTGGTATTGGAGCATTTTTATTGGCTAAGTTACTGCATTTGATTGTGGCGATAGTCATACCCGCTTTTGTTATCACTGATATCAGTTTAGCGATCTTGCTACTCACTTACTTATTTAGCCAAATGTTAGCCTCTCTTATATTTGTTGTATTGATACTTGGCACCCATTGGGCGAAAGCGACTTTTTATACGCCCCCCAAAGAAGGCAATATGCCGCATGGTTTTTATACTCACACTTTTTCAACCACTTATGATTGGCAAACTACACCTCGTTGGTTAACTTATTGGTTAGGTGGATTAAACTTACATCTTACACACCATTTATTTCCCAATTGGAACCACCGCCATTACCCTGCCCTTGCTAAAATCATTGAGCAAACTGCCAAGCAGTTTTCGATGGATTATCATTGTATTAGCGCGAAAGAATTGTTTATTTACCAACAGAAGTTTTTAAAAGAAATGGGAAAGGGTAAGCAAGCGGATGAACACTGAGCCAAACACCCCAGTGCTTACTTCGCTATATTGATTATCTATCGATAATAATATTTTGATTTATTACGCTTTTTTCACTATTTCCAACCATCTGAGCAAATTTCTCTAATGGGTCAGTCCGAAAAGCATACAAACGTTTGAGGGCAAATGGGTTATCCCCTAATTTGACTTTTCCTTGAATGGTTGTCAGTGCTAAATGTAAGCCAGCTTTTCCCCCCGCGTCCATCGCTGCGGAGTTATATCCACCAAAAGGATAGGCTAAATAGCGTTGTTCCGGTTCGAAGCGACTCAAAATTTTCATCGACCGTTTAAAGTCCAACATAATGGTATGTTCTTTCCGGCTAAATAAAATTGGTGAATTATGGTTATCTAAACGATGCAAAAAGTGAGTATGAGATTGGATGTTAAAAACGTCTCGGCTATCTTTAATTTCTTGCTTACTCATAAATTGTAAGCCATCCGCTGACCATTTTTGTGGCTGCGTTTTAATCCGGGAAGAAATAATAAACAGCGTTGCTTGCTGGCGGTTATGCCTTAAAATCGGTAATGCATAGCGATAAACTGACTTTAAACCATCGTCAAATGTCAACACAACAGCCTTACCCGGTAGATTTGCAGATTTATTTAAATAATCTTCCACATCAGCAAGCGAAAGGGTTTGATAGCCCGCTTGTTTTAAATAATTCATTTGTTCGCGAAATGCTTCCACCGATGTCGTGGTGGATGTTTCACGAAAATGCTTATTTTCATTGTCTTTGAGAATATGGTGATAAGTTAAAATCGGAATGCCTTTATCCAACGAAACATCATCTAAACGCACATAGCCTAGCCTATCCCCAATACGAATGGTTAACCATGCCGTTTTTTCACCTGTTTTATCCGTTTTAATCATTCGCGCTAACACAGGATAACGCAGGTTTTCCCATAAAGAGGCTATTTGCTTACGATTACTTTGAGTTGAGTTGTATACCGCTGCTTTTTGGTGTGTGACTAAATAATCATAAATGGGATTTTGTAAGTCATTTAGCCTATCTACTTCAGGTACATAGCGCGGCTTTTTGTTAGAAAATGATATCGTTTTCACAAATGCGTAGTCATTGCCAAACTGCATCGCACAATAATCCCCTGAGGGAGAATAAGCGTAAAACCCGTGTTCTGCGTTCAGTTCTGCGACAGCGCGCATTTCTCCAGCAATCATCGCAAAAATAATTTCAGGCTGTTTTGTTTGAATTAGCTTGGGAGGGATGTCTGCCAACTGCCAATCATCTGTATTATTGACGATTTCAGAAGCCATAGATTGAGGGAGATAGCTCGTAAATAAAATACACAGTAATAAAAGTAATCGTTTAGACATTTTTCATCCGCTATAACGCTGGGTTTCCGCAATTATTCTAAACCTACTCTAGATTGAACCCCATACCCCAATAAAAATTTTTATTGTCCCACTCTCATTATTATCACGAAAAATAATACTTAAAATGTATGGTTGTTATCTTAACCCCTTAAGTTGTTATACCAATTTAGATATTCCATCGTGATCTATCATACAAAATAAAGAGATCTAGCTCATATTTATCAGTAAAAGGCGCCATCAAGGCACAATCTGTAAATCATTTGACAGTTTAATCCATTTCCCACTGCTAGATTGGCATTCAACCACCTTACAACACCTGGGAACAACAATGAAAATAAAAGAAATTAGTACTTTTATCATGCACGTACCTGTCACTAATGACCTAATTGGTGACTCAACTCACAGTATTACCCATTGGGGAATGCCGGGTGTCATGATCAAAACAGAATGTGGGTTAGTCGGCTATGGCCACACCGGAACACACGCCGATATCACTACCGACCGGTTAATCACCACCATTATTGAAGATGTTTTCGGTCCAATGTTACTCGGTGAAGACCCAACAGAAGTACGTTATTTGCATCGAAAACTCACTCGCAGCTCAACCAATATTTGGGTTGGTCGCGGTGGTTTAATGCAAATGGCAATTTCTGCCATCGACATCGCCCTTTGGGATCTCAAAGCTAAAGCCGCAGATCAGCCGTTATGGCAACTGTTTGGCGGTTCAAAACACAATAAAGTTAACGCCTATAACACCGACTGCGGTTGGTTAGTGCGTAGCCAAGAAGACTTAGTCGATGATTGTAAAAAAATGATCTTCGAAGAAGGCTTCAAAGCAATAAAAATGAAGATTGGCAAACCAGACCCACGCGAAGATCTACAACGTATTGAAGCGGTTCGCCACGCAATTGGCGATGATATCGACTTAATGGTAGATGCGAATGGTAAGTGGGATATCAGTATAGCCAAGCAATATGGCCACCGTTTAAATGATTTTAATATTAAGTGGTTTGAAGAGCCGTTGTGGCATGATGATGTCGCCAGCCATAAACAACTTGCCGCTTATATGGACACACCTATCGCATTAGGTGAATTACTTTATCACAATGATTCGTTTAAGGAATTTGTCTTGGCAGGTGCCGTTGATTACTTACAACCTGACGCCACACGCTGTGGTGGTTTAACAGCAGTATGGGAAATTGCTGATTTAGGTATGGCCTTTAATTTACCGGTGACACCACACCATGGCGATATGATGCAGGCACAATTGCATCTGGTCATGGCGCATCCAGCCTGCTCTTTACTAGAATTCATTCCTTGGACACTGGACTGCTTTGTTGACCCGGTCGAAGTTATTGATGGTGTTTATACCACACCAACCGCGCCTGGGGCAGGTACAACGTTAAAACCTGAAGCATTAGCTAAATTTAACGTGAAATAATGATCATTCCCTTTTTCAATATTTCATTTCTAACAACATGAAAAAGGGAAATTAATAACAAGAATTATTCATTTTAAATTACTTATTTACACTCTAAATAATTCATGATGCAGCCAACAACACTGCAACTTGAAGTATGGCGAGTATTTTAGCTCTATACTCTACTCTGCTGGTTATTCAGCGGCGGGCTAAACACATAATAAAAATGAATAGATAACATTACTATCTTACAAAAAACTGGGGTGAACCATGTCCACCAATACGGATCATTTATCATCGGCTACCAGCAAAGCAATACGAAAAATAATACCAATGGTGGTATTAATGTTCATATTAGCTTATTTAGACCGTTCTAATATTGGTTTCGCAAAACAAGAGTTTCAGTTAACGACTGGGTTAAGTGACGCTGCATACGCATTTGGCGCAGGGATCTTTTTTATCGGCTACGCATTGTTTGAGGTACCAAGTAATATTCTACTGTACCGCATTGGTGCCCGAGTATGGCTATCGCGCATTATGGTCACATGGGGGCTAGTCTCTGCCGCCATGATGTTTGCCCATGATGAAACCACCTTTATTGTGCTGCGCTTCTTGCTTGGTGTCAGTGAAGCTGGCTTCTTTCCGGGGGTTATTTTGTATTTAACCTTCTGGTTCCCACAAAATATCCGTGCACGGGTGACAGGCTACTTCTTATTTGGTGCACCACTGGCATTTATCATTGGGGGCCCATTATCAGGCTCACTCCTGTCGCTAGAAGGAACTTCATTTGCCTTCGGTTTATACGGCTGGCAGTTAATGTTTGTCGTAGAAGGCTTATTGGCATCTATTGTCGGGATTTGGGTATTCTTTTACCTTGATGACCGCCCAGAAAAAGCCAAATGGCTGACAGCTGAGGAAAAAAATGCACTTTCCGCTAAATTAGCCTTGGAAGAAGATGCCAAAGCAGGTCATAGTCCAAAAGGCGCCCTGAGAGCATTATTAGATATGCGTGTTCTCTACCTGTGTCTGATTTGGTTTACCGTTCAAGTCTGTGGTTATGGTATTTATTTCTTCTTACCAACCCAAATTGGTACGTTATTAGGCAGTAAAGTCGGCATACTTGTAGGCTTTGTCACCGCCATACCACCACTGTGTGCAGCCATTGCAGTTTACTACGTTCCTCGTATTTCAGAACGTCTAAAAGAACGCCGTAAAGTTGCTGCCATTACCTTTATGTTAGGGGCTGCAGGGATCGCTGTTTCTGGTTTATTCGATAGCATTCCAGTTATTGCCATTATTGCGTTATGTGTCGCAGCAGCAGGCCACTTAGCTATGCAACCTCTGTATTGGAGCTTCCCATCTGCATACTTAGGCGGTACCGCTGCAGCATCAGGGATCGCCCTGATTAACTCTGTGGGTAACTTAGGTGGCTTTGTGGCACCAAACTTAAGAGTGTGGGCTGAAACCACCTTTGAGTCTGCCCGTGCAGGGCTCTATTTTATCGCTTTAGTCGCCTTTATCGGTGGTCTGTTGATTCTGACATTAAGAAGATTAGGTATTGAAAAACGATTTGAAGATTAATTAATGATCTTTTGAATCCCTCCCGAGCCGCAATAAATGGCTCGGGTTTTCTATTACTCTATTTCTTATTTGTGAGGTTTACTCGAATATTACGGCGGTTCATGATTGAACATAACCCTACCAAATGTCATGATAAAGTTAGCTAATCATGCAGGGAGCATTCAGATGAACATTGCGGTACAAAACAGTCAATTAGTTCTAACGCATGAAAATATTCTTGAAATATTAAAAACAAATAGTTGGTTTAGTAACTTACCCGATTATTTAATTTCCATCTTAATGACATGCGCCACATTACGCTTCTATCCTGATGGTGAAATGGTCCACTATCAAGGTGACCCTGCACGTGGTCTATATGCGGTGATTCAAGGCTCAGTAAAAGTGAGTTCGATATCCTCAGATGGTCGTGAATGTGTATTTCGCTATCTTTCACCTGGCAATTGGTTTGGCGAAATTGCCATGCTAGATAAGTCAGCGCGCACCCATGATGCTAAAGCAATCAGCCCAACCATTTTACTGACGATATCACCGAAAGATTTAGCCATGATCTTGGAAAAGCACCCCGTTTTTTACCAATTTCTGAATATTTTGCTCTGCAAAGTGATTCGTAACGCCTTTACCATTATCAATGACAGCGCCTTATTGTCTGTTTCCGCCCGGCTGGCCAAGCGCTTATTGAGCTTAGCGGAAGGTTATGGTGAACCTCATGAAAAGGGGATTCAATTGAGCCTATACCTGACACAAGATGACTTGGCGACCATCATTAATACCACACGGCAAACCATCAATAAGCGTTTAGTTGCATGGGAAAAACTCGGTTGGATTGATGCAAAATACGGGAAAATTATTTTAGTTAATCTCCCCGCGCTGAAGCAGATCTCTGAGGATGATGAAGAATAACTAGCTGTTATCATCCATCGTTGGGCTATCTGCGAAGAAGTAGCGATCCATAGTGAATTCAAAGTCATCACTGGTCGCATTGAACAACATTTTTTTGGTATTTTCCAAATGTTGCCACATGGCTTGCCGCGCCCCTTTCGGGTCTCGACGCGCTAACGCCTGTAAAATTTGGTCGTGCTCATCACACCAGCTCTCAATCGAACGGTTATCAATGTGCTCATGAAGCTTGAGCCAGTAAGGATTACGTAAGCGTTGGCTCCACATTTGCTCAACAATCACCACCATCGCACTGTTATGGGTCGACGCGGCAATTTGCATGTGAAAAGCGAGATCCCATGTTGAGTCGCGAAAACGATCCTCTTTACGAGCATGCTTTTGAATATCAACCAATTTTAAAATATCTTCTTTCGTGGCTTGGCTCGCGGCAAATTCGGCGATGTGGCTTTCAATCAGTTGCCTTGCTTGTAATAGCTCAAATGGCCCACAACGACTAAATTCTAATCCGGTTTCTGTATTGACTGAGTTATTAGACCGATTACTGATGACGTGTATGCCAGATCCTTTACGTACATCCACATATCCTTCCACTTCTAACATAATGATAGCTTCACGGATCACCGTACGGCTCACCTTCATTTCATCAGCAAGTAACCGTTCTGCAGGCAATTTAGTGCCAACTGGGTATTCATCATTTTCGATGCGTTCTTTGACCAGAGCCGCAACTTGTTGGTATAGGCGCGGTTCACTCTCTTGTGAGCTCATTATTTTCTCCTTTCATATAACAACCCGACTCATTGGCCACTAATGCCTCACAGTATAACGAAATTTTATGGTGATGGGTTAAATAGAAGTTCACGGATAAATAAATTCCAATAAATTGGTATAACATCTTTAAAAGTTATAAACCAGATCGTATAATGTTTGAAATTTAGACAACCCAAAAATCGACACTAAGCAGCCGATCGCACTGAATCCGATTTTCAACCCAGAGAATGCAATATGATAAAAGATATAATAAAAATACATCCGAATGACAATGTCGCCATTACCTTAATCGATAGACTCTCGGGTGATACTGTCAGCGTTGATGGCCAATCCGTGGCATTAAAGCAGGACATCGGTCGCGGCCATAAAATTGCTCTAGATACGATTGAAGCGGGTGAAAATATCATGAAGTATGGCGCGCCTATCGGCCACGCAACAACGAAAATAACCGTTGGCGAGCATATTCATACACACAATATCACCACCAATTTAAGTGCCTTAAATGACTATGAATACCACCCTGAACACAACATAATTACCGCTACACGGCCGGATCCAGATGTGCAAATCTATCGTCGAGCAAACGGTGATGTCGCGATCCGCAATGAAATTTGGGTGATCCCAACCGTTGGCTGCGTGAATGCACTCGCTAGAAAAATGATCGAGCGCTTTAATAAACAACATCATGGTGCTTCTGATATTGATGGCGTTTATCTGTATAACCATACTTTAGGATGTTCCCAGCTCGGTGATGACCATTTAACAACGCGTACTATTTTACAAGATATGGTTAAGCACCCTAACGCAGGTGGTGTTCTAGTCATTGGTTTAGGCTGTGAAAACAATCAAGTAGCCGCCTTTAAAGAAACATTAGGTGACTATGATGATGAACGCGTGAAATTCATGGTATGCCAACAATTAGATGATGAAATTGAAGCCGGTGTCGAGCACCTTAATACGCTTTATCAATTCGTACAGCAGGACAAACGTGAAGCAGGCAAACTGAGTGAAGTGAAATTTGGCCTTGAATGTGGTGGATCTGATGGGCTTTCAGGCATCACCGCTAACCCACTGTTGGGCTGTTTTTCTGATTTTTTAGTCAGCCATAACGGAACCACGGTGTTAACGGAAGTCCCTGAAATGTTTGGCGCGGAACAAATTCTAATGAACCACTGCCATGATGAACCGACGTTTGAGAAAACGGTCAATATGATCAATGACTTCAAACAATATTTTATTGCCCATGACCAGCCAATTTATGAAAACCCATCTCCAGGGAATAAAGCCGGTGGTATTTCGACACTCGAAGAAAAATCCCTCGGCTGCACACAAAAAGCAGGCACTAGCCAAGTAATGGATGTTTTAAAATACGGAGAGCGCCTGACAACCCCAGGGTTCAACTTGTTAAGTGCACCGGGTAATGATGCCATTGCGACCAGTGCCTTAGGTGCAGCAGGCTGTCATATGGTGTTATTTACAACCGGTCGCGGCACACCATACGGTGGCTTTGTTCCCACCATGAAAATTGCGACTAATAATGAGTTAGCCGCCAAAAAACCCCATTGGATTGACTTCAATGCGGGTGCCCTATTAACAGGAAAATCCATGGATCAGTTATTAGATGACTTCATTCAGCTTGTTGTGAAAACCGTTAATGGTGAGCACACCAAAAATGAAATCAATGACTTTCGTGAATTAGCAATTTTCAAAATGGGCGTCACACTTTAAAAACAAACTATTCCCTATTGCTTAGGCCATCGTTAGGCAATAGGGATATCACTAACTATTTATATTTATTAATTTTCCCCTACCAACCTGACTTTCTAGCCTGAGCCATAAACCCATTTATCGTGACATGAACCCAATAAAGAAAAGTCACCATTTCCCTATTTTTAGGATATGGTAGGATCCGTTTCGTGATGGCAAATTTTAATTTATTAGCAGGGTAAATAATGATAGACCTAAAACTTAGAGAGGCCAGAGACAGCCTTTCCACCAAAGAAAAACAAGTCGCTGAGTACATTATTGCTAATAAGAAAAACATGCAAAGTATTAGCATTCAATCCCTTGCCCAAGAAAATAAGGTCAGTACCACAACTATTTTGCGCCTATGTCATAAGTTAGGCTACCAAGGTTTTAGTGACCTAAAAATTGATTTAATTTCATCGATTAATCACAAATCTTACGGCACCCTACTGCAAGAAGATATTGATATTAATGACTCGATGGAAACCGTTAATCACAAAGTAGGACTGATTGAAAAATCATCCATAGAAGAAACATGTGCTTTGGTTAATTTAAATGCCTTTAAGCAAGCAAATGAGTTAATTAGCAAGAGTAAAAAAATTGTAATTTATGGTGCTGGTAGTAGTGGATTAGTTGCAAAAGAATTTGAATATCAACTAATTAAAATAAAGAAAGATGTTAATTGTCACCTTGATTACAGCATTCAATTTAGTATCGTGAATACGTTAGATCAGAACGATCTTGTCATTGTCATATCTCATTCCGGTGAAAACCATGAATGTATCAAGCTACTCACCCTAGCCAGAGAATTGAAAGTTCCGACCATTGCTATCACAAAAATGGGACAAAGTTCAGTATCAACCTTAGCTGAGACTATCTTGCATACAATATCGACTGAAAATATTTCAAGGATCATCCCCATTCGCTCAAAAATATCCCAACTCACTGTAATTAATATGTTGATTACTAACTTATTTATCAAACAGTATGATGAAAGAATTCAAAAACAAATTAACACTCGTGCGGAACGCTTTACTCGTCTAAATAGCAATAACTGATCGGCTTTCTCCTTCTTAATATCGCCTATGTGGCTCTGAGTAGCCACTTCGATCTTGCTCACAAAAATGACCCATTGTAGAAAGCTCCCTCTTTTCATTCCTATTTTTTGTGATATTGTTACTTTAAAATAAATATATAAAGTAATTTTATTACTAAAATAAAAAAGATAAATACAAGGGGAAAAAATGAGCTCTCAAATACCTATCATACTGGCTAGCCATGGGCCTTTTGCACAAGGATTATTGGAATGTGCTGAAATGCTGATCGGCTCGCAAGAAGATATCAGCGTGATTTCGATTCAAAGAGAAAGCAATATTAATGAGGTAAAAAAACATTTATTTGAAACATATCAGCATGTTAATAAAGGCAATGGCGTTTTAATTTTGGTCGATTTATTAGGCGGTTCTCCTTGCAATTTAGCCAGTGAGCTCGTTATTACT of Providencia rettgeri contains these proteins:
- a CDS encoding Fatty acid desaturase, with amino-acid sequence MFPEPLRPLGYQHRHDQAFQKALNMAAKHYLQQRADHRFADLRFYLKSLVLILCCLGSYGIALCANTSWAFFIFYPLFICFALLLAINLVHDASHNAIFKQAKANYWLNFWVTIPLGLDPECWRVRHIIFHHAHTNIRHYDLDIEENFVLRQTPYQRWYPFMRAQHLYWPLIAAMTFPALIWFFDWMDRFHLTRVAPHMRHQGRRGIGAFLLAKLLHLIVAIVIPAFVITDISLAILLLTYLFSQMLASLIFVVLILGTHWAKATFYTPPKEGNMPHGFYTHTFSTTYDWQTTPRWLTYWLGGLNLHLTHHLFPNWNHRHYPALAKIIEQTAKQFSMDYHCISAKELFIYQQKFLKEMGKGKQADEH
- the icaB gene encoding Poly-beta-1,6-N-acetyl-D-glucosamine N-deacetylase precursor, translated to MSKRLLLLLCILFTSYLPQSMASEIVNNTDDWQLADIPPKLIQTKQPEIIFAMIAGEMRAVAELNAEHGFYAYSPSGDYCAMQFGNDYAFVKTISFSNKKPRYVPEVDRLNDLQNPIYDYLVTHQKAAVYNSTQSNRKQIASLWENLRYPVLARMIKTDKTGEKTAWLTIRIGDRLGYVRLDDVSLDKGIPILTYHHILKDNENKHFRETSTTTSVEAFREQMNYLKQAGYQTLSLADVEDYLNKSANLPGKAVVLTFDDGLKSVYRYALPILRHNRQQATLFIISSRIKTQPQKWSADGLQFMSKQEIKDSRDVFNIQSHTHFLHRLDNHNSPILFSRKEHTIMLDFKRSMKILSRFEPEQRYLAYPFGGYNSAAMDAGGKAGLHLALTTIQGKVKLGDNPFALKRLYAFRTDPLEKFAQMVGNSEKSVINQNIIIDR
- the dgoD gene encoding D-galactonate dehydratase, whose protein sequence is MKIKEISTFIMHVPVTNDLIGDSTHSITHWGMPGVMIKTECGLVGYGHTGTHADITTDRLITTIIEDVFGPMLLGEDPTEVRYLHRKLTRSSTNIWVGRGGLMQMAISAIDIALWDLKAKAADQPLWQLFGGSKHNKVNAYNTDCGWLVRSQEDLVDDCKKMIFEEGFKAIKMKIGKPDPREDLQRIEAVRHAIGDDIDLMVDANGKWDISIAKQYGHRLNDFNIKWFEEPLWHDDVASHKQLAAYMDTPIALGELLYHNDSFKEFVLAGAVDYLQPDATRCGGLTAVWEIADLGMAFNLPVTPHHGDMMQAQLHLVMAHPACSLLEFIPWTLDCFVDPVEVIDGVYTTPTAPGAGTTLKPEALAKFNVK
- the rhmT_3 gene encoding Inner membrane transport protein RhmT; amino-acid sequence: MFILAYLDRSNIGFAKQEFQLTTGLSDAAYAFGAGIFFIGYALFEVPSNILLYRIGARVWLSRIMVTWGLVSAAMMFAHDETTFIVLRFLLGVSEAGFFPGVILYLTFWFPQNIRARVTGYFLFGAPLAFIIGGPLSGSLLSLEGTSFAFGLYGWQLMFVVEGLLASIVGIWVFFYLDDRPEKAKWLTAEEKNALSAKLALEEDAKAGHSPKGALRALLDMRVLYLCLIWFTVQVCGYGIYFFLPTQIGTLLGSKVGILVGFVTAIPPLCAAIAVYYVPRISERLKERRKVAAITFMLGAAGIAVSGLFDSIPVIAIIALCVAAAGHLAMQPLYWSFPSAYLGGTAAASGIALINSVGNLGGFVAPNLRVWAETTFESARAGLYFIALVAFIGGLLILTLRRLGIEKRFED
- the crp_2 gene encoding cAMP regulatory protein, with amino-acid sequence MNIAVQNSQLVLTHENILEILKTNSWFSNLPDYLISILMTCATLRFYPDGEMVHYQGDPARGLYAVIQGSVKVSSISSDGRECVFRYLSPGNWFGEIAMLDKSARTHDAKAISPTILLTISPKDLAMILEKHPVFYQFLNILLCKVIRNAFTIINDSALLSVSARLAKRLLSLAEGYGEPHEKGIQLSLYLTQDDLATIINTTRQTINKRLVAWEKLGWIDAKYGKIILVNLPALKQISEDDEE
- the lutR_1 gene encoding L-lactate utilization operon repressor, with product MSSQESEPRLYQQVAALVKERIENDEYPVGTKLPAERLLADEMKVSRTVIREAIIMLEVEGYVDVRKGSGIHVISNRSNNSVNTETGLEFSRCGPFELLQARQLIESHIAEFAASQATKEDILKLVDIQKHARKEDRFRDSTWDLAFHMQIAASTHNSAMVVIVEQMWSQRLRNPYWLKLHEHIDNRSIESWCDEHDQILQALARRDPKGARQAMWQHLENTKKMLFNATSDDFEFTMDRYFFADSPTMDDNS
- the garD_3 gene encoding D-galactarate dehydratase, yielding MIKDIIKIHPNDNVAITLIDRLSGDTVSVDGQSVALKQDIGRGHKIALDTIEAGENIMKYGAPIGHATTKITVGEHIHTHNITTNLSALNDYEYHPEHNIITATRPDPDVQIYRRANGDVAIRNEIWVIPTVGCVNALARKMIERFNKQHHGASDIDGVYLYNHTLGCSQLGDDHLTTRTILQDMVKHPNAGGVLVIGLGCENNQVAAFKETLGDYDDERVKFMVCQQLDDEIEAGVEHLNTLYQFVQQDKREAGKLSEVKFGLECGGSDGLSGITANPLLGCFSDFLVSHNGTTVLTEVPEMFGAEQILMNHCHDEPTFEKTVNMINDFKQYFIAHDQPIYENPSPGNKAGGISTLEEKSLGCTQKAGTSQVMDVLKYGERLTTPGFNLLSAPGNDAIATSALGAAGCHMVLFTTGRGTPYGGFVPTMKIATNNELAAKKPHWIDFNAGALLTGKSMDQLLDDFIQLVVKTVNGEHTKNEINDFRELAIFKMGVTL
- the murR_4 gene encoding MurPQ operon repressor, which codes for MIDLKLREARDSLSTKEKQVAEYIIANKKNMQSISIQSLAQENKVSTTTILRLCHKLGYQGFSDLKIDLISSINHKSYGTLLQEDIDINDSMETVNHKVGLIEKSSIEETCALVNLNAFKQANELISKSKKIVIYGAGSSGLVAKEFEYQLIKIKKDVNCHLDYSIQFSIVNTLDQNDLVIVISHSGENHECIKLLTLARELKVPTIAITKMGQSSVSTLAETILHTISTENISRIIPIRSKISQLTVINMLITNLFIKQYDERIQKQINTRAERFTRLNSNN
- the manX_4 gene encoding EIIAB-Man is translated as MSSQIPIILASHGPFAQGLLECAEMLIGSQEDISVISIQRESNINEVKKHLFETYQHVNKGNGVLILVDLLGGSPCNLASELVITQNDVVLYCGINVPTFLEILSNRDLPLHELHQVINDVFPDSCINVGEQLKPLAQNDSEL